The genomic DNA TATTCCCTCAAGATTTTTGCAACAAGCTTTAACCTCCTCAATTGCAGCCATCCAATTATCATAAATAATTTTGTCATAAATTGCATCATTAACTTCCCTAACTACCCCCTCCTGCTGAGATTCAAGTGCATCACCTGAGAAAAACAACACTGATCTTGGTATTATATAAGTACGTAAATTGTGACCAAGTAAAAAATCATCATTTCCATCCTTTCCATTTGAGTTGATTCCATGAGgagtaaagaaattgaagaacgaATCCTTGGGAAAATCTTCAGTTACAGTTCGGATTGTCCCCCAGATCCGGTGTTTCTGCTTCTTCCTGATGGTTTTCAAAGTGACATTCTTACCTTCATTCCAATCTATCTCACAGCCTATGCAATACTCAATTGCAGTTCCCCTATAGGGATGGGGATCATAATACGCCAGCCTTGACTTCAGCACATAAGTTTTTGTTAACAGctcatttttgaaatattcattGGGCTTGAAGTGAAATTCTAGCGTGAAACTGAGAGGCTCGCCAGGATCTGAAAGTTTCACTTTAATATCTGTCAGGAGCTTCAGAATAGGCTCATCATATTTCTTAATCAAAGGAGTGAGTGTGTCAACGTTTTTTAATACAGTCAGCCAAAAATTAGGAATTCCTTTAGGATCCTGttcttctttattctcttctccGGTAGCCTCGATGTCGTCATCAGTATCCtcgtcatcgtcatcatcatcatcctcctcGACAGCATAATC from Leopardus geoffroyi isolate Oge1 chromosome X, O.geoffroyi_Oge1_pat1.0, whole genome shotgun sequence includes the following:
- the NAP1L2 gene encoding nucleosome assembly protein 1-like 2, encoding MAESADHKELLESSQEEAGNKVMIEGPGEQPEHSEDVAAGPGDDKVHGEEAAAGPGEKGEKGEDAAARSGEGGVKDEDTDEDSDTDRPKGLIGYLLDTDFVESLPLKVKYRVLALKKLQTRVANLESKFLREFHGIERKFAEMYQPLLEKRRQIINAIYEPTKEECEYKSDSEDYDDEMYDEEEMDGNEEGLVHEYMDEDDGCEGDYYDYAVEEDDDDDDDEDTDDDIEATGEENKEEQDPKGIPNFWLTVLKNVDTLTPLIKKYDEPILKLLTDIKVKLSDPGEPLSFTLEFHFKPNEYFKNELLTKTYVLKSRLAYYDPHPYRGTAIEYCIGCEIDWNEGKNVTLKTIRKKQKHRIWGTIRTVTEDFPKDSFFNFFTPHGINSNGKDGNDDFLLGHNLRTYIIPRSVLFFSGDALESQQEGVVREVNDAIYDKIIYDNWMAAIEEVKACCKNLEGIVEDVDR